One window from the genome of Sandaracinaceae bacterium encodes:
- a CDS encoding sigma-54 dependent transcriptional regulator, translated as METNEATAERAEHARVERQLPSGARLAVEVDGADAQRLAERAVALAEQAEPSPEASDDEAQKAYAGIVGGSPPMTALFRMLERIKNSDATVLVLGENGTGKELVARAIHAQSRRANKAFVATNCSAFNDNLLESELFGHRRGSFTGAVADKPGLFTVADGGTFFMDEVGDMSPALQVKLLRVLQEGVFMPVGGTETKKVDVRIIAATNRDLTSMVKQGSFREDLYYRLHVVSLKVPPLRERRSDIPLLIEYFLGELGQRDGLKKVLTQRALEQLMGHEWPGNVRELENEMERLWVLSGEDKVIDDDLLSPSIKQKRRFGPEGTAKSAETPVSAPAPEAPGTTLPEAVEALERRMIADELQRNKGNKTRTAEALGISRRNLIRKVQGYGLEDAGKSGRSRGGA; from the coding sequence ATGGAGACCAACGAAGCCACAGCGGAGAGGGCCGAGCACGCGCGCGTCGAGCGGCAGCTGCCGAGCGGCGCTCGACTCGCGGTCGAGGTGGACGGAGCGGACGCGCAGCGGCTCGCCGAGCGCGCGGTGGCCCTGGCCGAGCAAGCGGAGCCCTCGCCCGAGGCCAGCGACGACGAGGCGCAGAAGGCCTACGCGGGGATCGTCGGCGGCAGCCCCCCGATGACCGCGCTGTTCCGGATGCTCGAGCGCATCAAGAACAGCGACGCCACCGTGCTCGTCCTCGGCGAGAACGGGACCGGCAAGGAGCTGGTCGCGCGCGCCATCCACGCCCAGTCGCGACGCGCCAACAAGGCGTTCGTCGCCACCAACTGCAGCGCCTTCAACGACAACCTCCTCGAGAGCGAGCTCTTCGGGCACCGTCGCGGCTCGTTCACGGGCGCGGTGGCCGACAAGCCAGGCCTCTTCACGGTCGCGGACGGCGGCACGTTCTTCATGGACGAGGTCGGCGACATGTCGCCCGCGCTCCAGGTCAAGCTCCTGCGCGTCCTCCAGGAGGGCGTCTTCATGCCCGTGGGCGGCACCGAGACGAAGAAGGTCGACGTGCGCATCATCGCCGCGACGAACCGTGACCTGACGTCGATGGTCAAGCAGGGCTCGTTCCGCGAGGACCTCTACTACCGTCTGCACGTGGTCAGCCTGAAGGTCCCGCCGCTCCGGGAGCGGCGCAGCGACATCCCCCTCCTCATCGAGTACTTCCTCGGCGAGCTGGGCCAGCGCGACGGACTGAAGAAGGTCCTGACCCAGCGCGCGCTCGAGCAGCTCATGGGGCACGAGTGGCCCGGGAACGTGCGCGAGCTCGAGAACGAGATGGAGCGCCTCTGGGTGCTCAGCGGCGAGGACAAGGTCATCGACGACGACCTCCTCAGCCCGAGCATCAAGCAGAAGCGGCGCTTCGGTCCGGAGGGCACCGCCAAGAGCGCCGAGACGCCCGTGTCCGCCCCCGCGCCCGAGGCGCCCGGGACCACGCTGCCCGAGGCCGTCGAGGCGCTCGAGCGCCGCATGATCGCCGACGAGCTGCAGCGGAACAAAGGCAACAAGACGCGGACGGCGGAGGCGCTGGGCATCAGCCGGCGCAACCTCATCCGCAAGGTTCAGGGGTACGGATTGGAGGACGCGGGCAAGAGCGGTCGCTCGCGCGGGGGAGCGTGA
- a CDS encoding response regulator, whose protein sequence is MSGVVLIAEGDPFNLRLLEELCEEAGFDVVTADSGETALNVVARQRPSLIVLDAGLRTEDGAEVLEVLQSESALASIPVLLTTSADDEEARKRGLELGASDFVARPYRVYEVEQRIKNLLRLAAAERAAERARSSLASDPALDKDPVTHAGGPGQLRISLEYEATRAVRYRHALTCLVLRVHNFDAIVKSSGEATGHGLLMQLANGLRTAIRAIDHLFRSDTDEFTLLLPETDASEARVVVDRLRAQAADGSLVGPAIEPVPKLGLGQASIVPDGEITDGERLWQAARNGIIVLGPERA, encoded by the coding sequence ATGTCCGGCGTCGTCCTGATCGCCGAAGGCGATCCATTCAACCTGCGCCTCCTCGAGGAGCTCTGCGAGGAAGCGGGCTTCGACGTGGTCACCGCCGACAGCGGCGAGACCGCGCTCAACGTCGTCGCGCGCCAGCGCCCCTCGCTCATCGTGCTCGACGCCGGCCTGCGCACCGAAGACGGCGCGGAGGTGCTCGAGGTGCTCCAGTCCGAGTCGGCCCTCGCGTCCATCCCGGTGCTCCTGACGACGAGCGCCGACGACGAGGAGGCCCGCAAGCGAGGCCTGGAGCTCGGCGCGTCGGACTTCGTCGCGCGCCCTTACCGCGTCTACGAGGTCGAGCAGCGCATCAAGAACCTGCTCCGGCTCGCGGCGGCCGAGCGCGCCGCCGAGCGCGCGCGAAGCTCGCTGGCCAGCGACCCCGCGCTCGACAAGGATCCCGTCACGCACGCAGGTGGGCCCGGGCAGCTGCGCATCAGCCTCGAGTACGAGGCCACGCGCGCGGTGCGGTATCGCCACGCGCTGACGTGCCTCGTGCTCCGGGTCCACAACTTCGACGCGATCGTGAAGTCGAGCGGCGAAGCCACCGGGCACGGCCTGCTGATGCAGCTCGCCAACGGGCTCCGCACCGCGATCCGCGCCATCGATCACCTCTTCCGCAGCGACACCGACGAGTTCACCCTGCTGCTCCCCGAGACCGACGCGAGCGAGGCGCGCGTGGTGGTCGATCGCCTGCGCGCGCAGGCGGCTGACGGCAGCCTGGTGGGCCCGGCCATCGAGCCGGTCCCCAAGCTCGGGCTCGGTCAGGCGTCGATCGTGCCGGACGGGGAGATCACCGACGGCGAGCGCCTCTGGCAGGCGGCCCGCAACGGCATCATCGTCCTCGGCCCCGAGCGCGCATAG